The following proteins are co-located in the Flammeovirga kamogawensis genome:
- a CDS encoding HlyD family secretion protein: MVDLILIVYCLIVWLIFIKFKLLAWNTTSKLIVFIIPVVGITGLILAMNIFMPSSDDVRVYNKTVQIKANVRGRVKDVLVQENSKVNKGDTLFVIEQEPFLAQISGLKASIKKAEAAVSVQYKNVEALQASRRAVEAQLELARTRENQFKELVDAGAGNRFDLEQAENNVRQLDAQLAQIKAQEASILANIRAEYNGKQVSVAELIAKLEKAEWDLAQTVVKAPLDAMVVNLQLRPGAMALPLTDLMTLVEGRQNIMASFDQNELHKIQEGNEVDLTFVTRPGEIIPAKVESVVWASSRGQLLPSGKVPQVDQGLQKRGKYLVKFTTNEDAHIPMGANGSVAVYTSTLEPFYIIRKVMIRLSAKVNYLILKAH, encoded by the coding sequence ATGGTAGATTTAATATTAATCGTCTATTGCTTAATTGTTTGGCTAATCTTTATAAAATTCAAGTTATTAGCTTGGAATACAACATCAAAACTTATTGTATTTATTATTCCTGTAGTAGGAATTACAGGGTTGATCCTAGCAATGAACATTTTTATGCCTTCTTCAGATGATGTTCGTGTTTATAATAAAACCGTTCAGATAAAAGCAAATGTAAGAGGCAGAGTGAAAGATGTACTTGTACAAGAAAATTCTAAAGTAAATAAAGGAGATACTCTTTTTGTAATAGAACAAGAACCTTTCTTAGCTCAGATATCAGGTTTAAAAGCCTCTATAAAAAAGGCTGAAGCTGCAGTAAGTGTTCAGTATAAAAATGTAGAAGCATTACAGGCATCTAGAAGAGCCGTTGAAGCTCAATTGGAATTGGCAAGAACTCGTGAAAATCAGTTTAAAGAATTGGTAGACGCTGGTGCTGGTAACCGATTTGATTTAGAACAAGCCGAAAATAATGTAAGACAATTAGATGCACAATTGGCACAAATTAAAGCACAAGAGGCTTCTATTTTAGCAAATATTCGTGCAGAATATAATGGTAAACAGGTTTCTGTAGCAGAACTTATTGCAAAATTAGAGAAAGCAGAATGGGATTTAGCACAAACTGTTGTTAAAGCACCTTTAGATGCAATGGTTGTCAATTTACAGTTAAGACCTGGAGCAATGGCATTACCTTTGACAGATTTAATGACATTAGTAGAAGGGCGTCAGAATATTATGGCATCTTTTGATCAAAATGAATTACATAAAATCCAAGAGGGAAATGAAGTAGATTTAACATTTGTAACTCGTCCTGGAGAAATTATACCAGCAAAAGTAGAATCAGTAGTTTGGGCATCGAGTAGAGGTCAGTTATTACCAAGTGGTAAAGTACCTCAAGTTGATCAAGGTTTACAAAAAAGAGGAAAGTATTTAGTGAAATTCACTACAAATGAAGATGCACATATTCCAATGGGAGCCAATGGTTCTGTAGCGGTTTATACATCAACTTTAGAACCTTTCTATATCATTCGTAAAGTTATGATTAGACTTTCTGCTAAGGTGAACTACCTGATTTTAAAAGCTCACTAA
- a CDS encoding DUF3302 domain-containing protein, with translation MKKKISFSFMLLMYALMILPSNAFAMVSPDKVNTVAEIMSWVVICVVPVVGAVAFWKIHIIPEEIAKKRNHPQADSIHIMCLLSLVMGGMLWPIALIWAYSNPYQIHVTDVQEFGVNSDDSEESDNKINKETEVA, from the coding sequence ATGAAAAAGAAAATATCGTTCTCCTTTATGCTTTTAATGTATGCTTTAATGATACTACCTTCAAATGCTTTTGCAATGGTAAGTCCAGATAAAGTAAATACAGTAGCAGAAATTATGTCATGGGTTGTGATATGTGTAGTTCCTGTTGTTGGTGCTGTCGCATTTTGGAAGATTCATATTATACCAGAAGAAATTGCTAAAAAGAGAAATCATCCTCAAGCAGATTCTATTCATATTATGTGCTTGTTGTCTTTAGTAATGGGAGGTATGTTATGGCCAATAGCATTAATATGGGCATACTCTAATCCTTACCAAATTCACGTTACAGATGTTCAAGAATTTGGTGTTAATTCTGATGATTCGGAAGAATCTGACAACAAAATCAATAAAGAAACAGAGGTAGCATAA
- a CDS encoding caspase family protein: MKNLSLLLLILLTFTIQDTYAKKIALIIGIDKYVPDTPTSETITWRNLNGAVRDANAMSNVLKCKYQFDEIKLLDTPEQTTTAGLKAAFKWLTNNTNPDDIVFFYYAGHGSQVENSQHFEADKTQECIVPSDAYKGEQSYILDTELNAFLLSLTDKNAVVTAIFDSCHSGSVSRNAITAATPVSRSLNHKFPDIKTTVPKTIPPATRGALIISAAQNNETASETVNTEGLPQGAFTDAFLQAINTSSSVEDVATLEKRIRSLLRFSGKVQTPTFEGQEDRMTKSLFGGAATGADNPLLFVEKIDAATGELKLLGGAALKISKGTTLKNDKGIELEISSLDGMTNSYAKVISGDLKGIKEGDAFEVKVWSHPSRPNLVVWSAKSDLDDATITSLGNELNSLSSSKIQLIKPWEVGTHTLAYDETAKNWIVSNTCGAITTINKISANEVKKAVESSTCNGNSNVKLLVTLPLSSSQYDKLSKELSQTATKLSGTSVDASYILSGFITEGKLKYAWTLQSANAQSDEVKTLPLFSDPVPVTKEAFSYTLQDQAQKIGAIKKWMTLHSPPNMAFPYDLCLQNLDDNSIVDGGKIYEGQNMRLAFKKNPALFEGWKKKNMFLYVFMIDDSGAMQLLLPFDFSDNKSDNILEGYEKDVVPVNLEGNFIEFTVEGTGVDKMFLLASEEAIPNPEQLFNVNGVRSTRSAASSDPLMSLLSSINSNTRGLSMKPRKVKTVWSISSKTFESTITE; encoded by the coding sequence ATGAAAAACTTATCCCTACTACTGTTAATTCTTCTAACATTCACAATTCAAGATACCTATGCAAAAAAGATTGCTTTAATTATAGGTATAGATAAATATGTTCCTGATACACCCACTTCTGAAACGATTACTTGGAGAAATTTAAATGGTGCTGTCAGAGATGCGAATGCCATGTCTAATGTATTAAAATGTAAATACCAGTTTGATGAAATCAAATTATTAGACACTCCTGAACAAACAACAACAGCAGGTTTAAAAGCTGCTTTTAAATGGTTAACGAATAATACTAATCCAGATGATATTGTATTTTTCTACTATGCAGGTCATGGATCTCAGGTAGAAAATAGCCAACATTTTGAAGCAGATAAAACACAAGAGTGTATTGTTCCTTCTGATGCTTATAAAGGTGAACAAAGCTATATTCTTGATACAGAATTAAATGCATTTCTTTTAAGTTTAACAGATAAGAATGCCGTTGTTACAGCAATTTTTGATAGCTGTCATAGTGGTTCTGTAAGTAGAAATGCAATTACTGCTGCTACTCCTGTATCTAGAAGTTTAAACCATAAATTTCCAGATATAAAAACAACTGTACCAAAAACAATACCTCCTGCAACAAGAGGTGCTTTGATTATTTCTGCAGCACAAAATAACGAAACTGCCTCTGAAACAGTAAATACAGAAGGTTTACCTCAAGGAGCTTTTACAGATGCATTCCTACAAGCTATTAATACTTCTTCTTCTGTGGAAGATGTTGCAACTTTAGAAAAGAGAATTCGTTCTTTATTACGTTTTAGTGGTAAAGTACAAACGCCTACTTTTGAAGGTCAAGAAGATAGAATGACAAAATCTTTATTTGGTGGTGCTGCAACGGGTGCAGACAATCCTCTTCTTTTTGTAGAAAAAATTGATGCTGCTACTGGCGAGTTGAAGTTGTTAGGAGGTGCTGCTTTAAAAATTAGCAAAGGAACAACTCTAAAAAATGATAAAGGTATTGAGTTAGAGATATCATCTCTAGATGGTATGACAAACTCTTATGCAAAAGTAATATCTGGTGATCTAAAGGGAATTAAAGAAGGTGATGCATTCGAGGTTAAAGTTTGGTCGCATCCAAGTAGACCTAATTTAGTAGTTTGGTCTGCCAAAAGTGATTTAGATGATGCAACTATCACATCATTAGGAAATGAATTAAATAGTTTAAGCTCTTCTAAAATACAATTGATTAAACCTTGGGAAGTGGGTACACACACACTTGCATATGATGAAACAGCCAAAAATTGGATTGTTTCCAATACATGTGGTGCTATAACTACCATCAATAAAATTTCTGCTAATGAGGTTAAAAAGGCGGTTGAATCAAGTACTTGCAATGGAAATAGTAATGTGAAATTATTAGTAACATTACCTCTATCTTCTTCTCAATACGATAAACTATCTAAAGAATTATCTCAAACAGCTACCAAATTATCGGGTACGAGTGTAGATGCTTCATATATCTTAAGCGGGTTTATCACCGAAGGTAAATTAAAATATGCATGGACTTTACAATCAGCAAATGCACAATCTGATGAAGTAAAAACTTTACCATTATTTTCTGATCCTGTACCTGTTACAAAAGAAGCCTTCTCTTATACATTACAAGATCAAGCACAGAAAATTGGTGCAATTAAGAAATGGATGACACTTCATTCTCCTCCTAATATGGCTTTTCCTTATGATCTATGCCTACAAAATTTAGATGATAATTCTATTGTTGATGGCGGAAAAATATATGAAGGACAAAATATGAGATTGGCTTTCAAGAAAAACCCTGCCTTATTTGAAGGGTGGAAAAAGAAAAATATGTTTTTATATGTCTTCATGATTGATGACTCTGGTGCAATGCAATTATTATTACCTTTTGATTTTTCAGACAATAAATCTGATAATATTTTAGAAGGCTATGAGAAAGATGTTGTTCCTGTAAATCTTGAGGGTAATTTTATAGAATTTACAGTAGAGGGTACAGGTGTTGATAAAATGTTCTTATTAGCCTCTGAAGAAGCTATTCCAAACCCTGAACAACTATTTAATGTTAATGGTGTAAGATCTACGAGATCTGCAGCTAGTTCTGACCCTTTAATGAGTTTACTTTCAAGTATTAACTCTAACACAAGGGGGTTGTCTATGAAACCAAGAAAAGTAAAAACAGTTTGGAGTATAAGCTCTAAAACTTTTGAATCTACTATTACTGAATAA
- a CDS encoding S9 family peptidase, producing MKKRLLLLIGLMCLSFVNTFAQTKEISLENIWAEYKFYPKSVNAVRWMKAGQFYTKLSSNKIIKNDVTTGQEVETILDGSTLSPQVSIGDYVFSADEKQVLLMTEKESIYRRSFKAEYYVYDFTSKKLSKLSENGKQSYATFSPNGKKVAFARENNMFVVDLSSMEETQLTTDGKFNHIINGSADWVYEEEFSMAKAFFWAPDSKKIAYQTFNETEVPEYNMQIWGNLYPQDYKFKYPKAGEKNSVVSVSIIDLENNNTHKSVDIGSETDIYIPRVQWTADAAVLSIIRMNRLQNKLEILHANATSGESKVILSEQSKTYVDMDYCDDLTYLKDGKHFIYTSEMSGYKHIYLYTVEGKMVRQITNGEWEVSELVGINEASKKAVIYYISNEVAPLDRDFYAIDIYGKKKARLSTKNGQTHVNMSNDFSYYISKHSSSEEVATTSLYKTNKNQLIKVLEDNAAFKELIAEYGFVGKEHFTFTTEDNIELYGYMLKPANFDANKKYPVLMFQYSGPGSNQVANSWGGGNFAWHQMLTQKGYIVCVVDGRGTGSRGRDFKHTTYAQLGKLEALDQIQTAKWLGNQNYVDAGRIGIWGWSFGGYMTSLCMFTGADYFKMGIAVAPVTTWRYYDTIYTERYLKTPQDNPTGYDDNSPIHHTDKLKGKFLLIHGTGDDNVHVQNAIDLSNALIKSGKQFNEFFYPNRNHGIYGGNTRLHLYVQMTNFVMDNL from the coding sequence ATGAAAAAACGATTATTACTTTTAATCGGGTTAATGTGCTTATCATTTGTAAATACCTTTGCACAAACAAAAGAAATCAGTTTAGAAAACATTTGGGCAGAATATAAATTCTATCCTAAATCTGTGAACGCAGTACGTTGGATGAAAGCTGGTCAGTTTTATACTAAGCTGAGTTCAAATAAAATTATAAAGAACGATGTTACAACTGGACAAGAAGTTGAAACAATTTTAGATGGTTCTACACTTTCTCCTCAAGTTTCTATTGGAGATTATGTATTCTCTGCTGATGAAAAACAAGTATTATTAATGACTGAAAAAGAATCTATTTATCGTAGATCTTTTAAGGCTGAATACTATGTTTATGATTTTACCTCTAAAAAACTTTCTAAGCTTTCTGAAAATGGTAAACAATCTTATGCTACTTTCTCTCCTAATGGTAAAAAGGTTGCCTTTGCTAGAGAAAATAATATGTTTGTTGTAGACTTATCTTCTATGGAAGAAACTCAACTAACTACAGATGGAAAATTCAATCACATTATTAATGGTAGTGCTGATTGGGTGTATGAAGAGGAATTTTCTATGGCAAAAGCCTTTTTCTGGGCTCCTGATAGTAAAAAAATTGCTTATCAAACTTTTAACGAGACTGAAGTACCAGAGTACAATATGCAAATATGGGGTAACCTTTATCCTCAAGATTACAAATTTAAATACCCTAAAGCAGGTGAAAAAAATTCTGTAGTTTCTGTATCAATTATTGACCTTGAAAATAACAATACACACAAATCTGTAGACATAGGAAGCGAAACGGATATTTATATCCCAAGAGTACAATGGACTGCTGATGCTGCTGTATTATCTATCATCAGAATGAACCGTCTTCAGAATAAATTAGAAATTTTACATGCTAATGCTACAAGTGGTGAAAGTAAGGTAATCCTTTCTGAACAAAGTAAGACCTATGTAGATATGGATTATTGCGATGATCTTACTTATTTAAAAGATGGCAAACACTTTATTTATACTTCTGAAATGAGTGGATATAAACACATCTACTTATACACTGTAGAAGGTAAAATGGTACGCCAAATAACAAATGGAGAATGGGAAGTAAGCGAATTAGTCGGTATTAATGAAGCTAGTAAAAAAGCTGTTATTTATTATATTTCTAATGAGGTTGCACCGTTAGATCGAGACTTCTATGCTATTGATATTTATGGTAAAAAGAAAGCTCGTTTATCTACTAAAAATGGTCAGACTCATGTAAATATGAGTAATGATTTTAGTTATTACATAAGTAAACACAGTAGTTCTGAAGAAGTAGCAACAACGTCATTGTATAAAACTAATAAAAACCAGTTGATTAAAGTTTTGGAAGACAATGCCGCTTTTAAAGAATTGATTGCTGAATATGGATTTGTTGGAAAAGAACATTTTACATTTACTACAGAAGATAATATTGAGTTATATGGTTACATGCTTAAACCTGCAAACTTTGATGCCAATAAAAAATATCCTGTATTAATGTTTCAATACAGTGGCCCTGGATCTAATCAAGTAGCAAACTCTTGGGGTGGCGGAAACTTTGCATGGCATCAAATGTTAACTCAAAAAGGATATATTGTTTGTGTTGTAGATGGTAGAGGTACCGGTTCTAGAGGTAGAGATTTTAAACACACTACTTATGCTCAATTGGGTAAATTAGAAGCTCTTGATCAAATTCAAACGGCGAAATGGTTAGGAAATCAAAACTATGTTGATGCCGGAAGAATTGGTATTTGGGGTTGGAGTTTTGGTGGTTACATGACTTCTCTATGTATGTTTACTGGCGCAGATTACTTTAAAATGGGTATTGCTGTAGCACCTGTAACTACTTGGAGATACTATGACACTATTTACACGGAACGTTATTTAAAAACTCCTCAAGATAATCCTACTGGATATGATGACAACTCTCCAATTCATCATACAGATAAATTAAAAGGTAAGTTTTTATTAATTCATGGAACTGGAGATGACAATGTACATGTTCAAAATGCGATAGACTTATCGAATGCGTTAATCAAATCTGGAAAACAATTTAATGAATTCTTCTACCCTAACCGTAATCATGGTATTTATGGTGGAAATACTAGACTTCATTTATATGTTCAAATGACAAATTTTGTGATGGATAACTTATAA
- a CDS encoding TolC family protein: MKLLTKIGLTLGATLAFSGCIKLKDAPTSDEIKEDNTALENMKIPNDWVFQEMDSAQVDLSWAKEWETTEIDSIIAEGYKYNADINIAASRIEQANKGLKIAKSRLLPIIGAGGSAGYNFPTQGAAPGYGMVNMSWEVDLWGKLRYAKKGTETMIYSAEYAQQKLEQVLAASIAKAWYTAVFIKQQKDLVNQAIVATEKMTSLNEARFAIGAAKESDVLQMNAQEAKFREKLIELEQVEKDTKRSIELLVGRYPKGEIEVAAALPELKTEVPENLPMSMLENRPEIMISQYSVQQAFYNKEVAKAARWPKVSINSSFGGVNSTLQSMMHLSNPIFSLGTSLTTPIFSWGAIKANIAIQDENQKQAVLYYAKSYLNALSEVETSLNGIDAVEDRFEQSSIALENLERTYELSELQYKIGNENMFTLLQKQLQLLNEGTNQLNLKYQKISQRINLYLALGGDYVDVSAS, encoded by the coding sequence ATGAAATTATTAACTAAAATAGGATTAACACTTGGAGCTACTTTAGCTTTTAGTGGATGTATCAAACTGAAAGATGCACCAACGTCTGATGAAATAAAAGAAGACAATACTGCATTAGAAAACATGAAAATACCTAACGATTGGGTATTTCAGGAAATGGATTCTGCTCAGGTAGATCTTTCTTGGGCAAAAGAGTGGGAGACTACTGAAATTGATTCCATCATTGCAGAAGGATATAAGTATAATGCAGATATAAATATTGCAGCTTCTAGAATAGAACAGGCAAATAAAGGTTTGAAAATTGCAAAATCACGTTTGCTACCAATTATAGGTGCAGGAGGTTCTGCAGGTTACAATTTTCCTACTCAAGGTGCTGCTCCAGGTTATGGAATGGTAAATATGTCATGGGAAGTAGATTTGTGGGGTAAACTTCGTTACGCTAAGAAGGGTACAGAAACAATGATTTATTCTGCTGAATATGCACAGCAGAAGTTAGAACAAGTATTAGCAGCTTCAATTGCTAAAGCTTGGTATACTGCAGTATTTATTAAGCAGCAAAAAGATTTAGTAAACCAGGCAATTGTAGCAACAGAAAAGATGACTTCTTTAAACGAAGCTCGTTTTGCAATTGGTGCAGCTAAAGAGTCTGATGTACTTCAAATGAATGCTCAAGAGGCAAAGTTTAGAGAAAAGTTAATTGAGCTTGAACAAGTTGAAAAAGATACAAAACGTTCTATTGAACTTCTTGTTGGAAGATATCCTAAAGGAGAAATTGAAGTAGCTGCAGCATTACCAGAATTAAAAACGGAGGTGCCAGAAAACTTACCGATGAGTATGTTAGAAAATCGCCCAGAAATTATGATTAGCCAGTATTCTGTACAACAAGCTTTTTATAATAAGGAGGTAGCTAAGGCAGCTCGTTGGCCAAAAGTAAGTATCAATTCTTCTTTTGGAGGGGTAAATTCTACTTTACAGAGTATGATGCATTTATCAAATCCAATTTTCTCTTTAGGTACAAGTCTTACTACACCAATTTTTAGTTGGGGTGCTATTAAGGCAAATATTGCTATTCAAGATGAAAATCAGAAACAAGCTGTTTTATATTATGCAAAATCGTATTTAAATGCTCTAAGTGAGGTAGAGACAAGCTTAAATGGTATTGATGCCGTAGAAGATCGTTTTGAACAATCATCAATTGCATTAGAGAATTTAGAGCGTACTTATGAGCTATCTGAGTTGCAATATAAAATTGGTAACGAGAACATGTTTACATTACTTCAGAAACAGCTTCAACTGTTAAATGAAGGAACAAATCAGTTAAACTTAAAGTACCAAAAGATTTCTCAGCGTATTAATCTATACCTTGCTTTAGGTGGAGATTATGTAGACGTAAGTGCTAGTTAA
- a CDS encoding Crp/Fnr family transcriptional regulator, translating to MNNEIDKYVTTIVTYFDNIMPLTDNEKEFVRGIFEVKKIRRRQYLSQSGDIEKYMNFIVEGALKMYYVDDNGSEHNMQFAIENHWINDIKSFYKEVPSRMEIEALENCIVLRVSLENFKQLYEEHPKFNRIFRVLLENAYMNLQERVLDNISFSAREKYLNFSQKYPYLLNRISNVQIASFLGITPEFLSKIRKELSKK from the coding sequence ATGAATAACGAAATTGATAAATATGTTACTACTATTGTAACTTATTTTGATAACATTATGCCTCTAACAGATAACGAAAAAGAATTTGTTAGAGGCATTTTTGAAGTAAAAAAAATAAGAAGAAGGCAGTACTTGTCTCAGAGTGGTGATATTGAAAAATACATGAACTTTATAGTAGAAGGTGCTCTTAAGATGTACTATGTTGATGACAATGGTAGTGAACATAATATGCAGTTTGCTATTGAAAACCATTGGATAAACGATATAAAAAGTTTTTATAAAGAAGTTCCTTCTAGAATGGAAATTGAGGCTTTAGAGAATTGCATAGTACTTAGGGTTTCTCTTGAGAATTTTAAACAGCTTTATGAAGAACACCCTAAGTTTAATCGTATTTTTAGAGTATTACTAGAGAATGCTTATATGAACTTACAAGAAAGAGTTCTTGACAACATTAGTTTCTCTGCTAGAGAAAAGTACCTCAATTTTTCCCAAAAATATCCTTACCTATTAAATAGAATATCAAATGTTCAGATAGCTTCTTTTTTAGGTATTACACCTGAGTTTCTAAGTAAAATTAGGAAAGAGTTAAGCAAAAAATAA
- a CDS encoding YybH family protein: MEIIKSLFITVTFIIMSQTTIIADNTKPSANEKTAVTKLLKDYEKALNAGDTPTIVTLYTKEGIFYPTTFPTATGSEQLSIAYDNVFKMIQLTVEFDIEEVVIRDDYAFARTQSKGKTLIHANGQIVEEANRELFILKKVDGEWKIDRYMFNKSK; the protein is encoded by the coding sequence ATGGAAATTATTAAATCATTATTTATAACTGTAACATTTATCATTATGTCGCAAACAACAATTATTGCAGATAACACAAAGCCTAGTGCAAACGAAAAAACGGCTGTAACAAAACTACTTAAGGATTATGAGAAAGCTTTAAATGCTGGTGATACGCCTACAATAGTTACGCTTTATACTAAAGAAGGCATTTTCTATCCTACAACATTCCCTACAGCAACAGGAAGTGAACAACTTTCGATAGCTTACGATAATGTTTTTAAGATGATACAATTAACTGTTGAATTCGATATTGAAGAAGTTGTAATTAGAGATGATTATGCTTTTGCCAGAACTCAATCTAAAGGTAAAACTCTTATTCATGCTAACGGACAAATAGTAGAAGAGGCTAACAGAGAATTGTTTATTCTAAAAAAGGTAGATGGTGAATGGAAAATTGATCGTTACATGTTCAATAAATCAAAATAG
- a CDS encoding helix-turn-helix domain-containing protein, with the protein MMNIIIKDRGKWLTTVATALDVPVIEGQNTIEFNNEIGEGSLFYKVIEEGIIIRSINFNLKQDVSFKEEPRKKSTSLIIDFSFQGYPKGTVFLEQPQLTIEQGKQVLMYTDNSTIIGRFNKQVPRSFMSIEVKFEWLKRNFKDFFESYPEFNEGLYSGRVHLSTLPYGLSHQESLEQLMFKEYAPEIIKPVYKGLVLIIVSDILIQFISNTDQQRKHSFSLETQKELDELDAYIRLNLDKEISVEDLCKKIGYSKTKLHGLFKDYFKYSMYDYIKHMRLKKSQSLLITTELPIAEIAIRVGYQSIPHFTNLFKKEIGTTPTEYRKGYNRDIFH; encoded by the coding sequence ATGATGAATATAATAATTAAAGATCGGGGTAAATGGCTAACAACTGTAGCAACTGCATTAGATGTTCCTGTAATTGAAGGGCAGAATACAATTGAATTTAATAATGAAATTGGTGAGGGAAGCCTTTTTTATAAAGTTATTGAAGAAGGAATTATAATTAGGAGTATAAATTTTAACCTTAAACAGGATGTATCTTTTAAAGAAGAGCCTAGAAAAAAGTCTACTTCTTTAATTATTGATTTTTCTTTTCAGGGCTATCCAAAAGGAACTGTATTCCTAGAGCAACCTCAACTGACTATAGAACAAGGAAAACAAGTATTAATGTATACTGATAATTCTACTATAATTGGGCGCTTTAATAAACAAGTTCCAAGAAGTTTTATGTCTATAGAGGTTAAATTCGAATGGTTAAAAAGAAATTTTAAAGATTTTTTTGAGAGCTATCCTGAATTTAATGAAGGATTGTACTCTGGTAGAGTACATTTATCCACTCTACCTTATGGACTATCACACCAAGAATCCTTAGAGCAATTAATGTTTAAAGAGTATGCTCCAGAAATTATTAAACCAGTATATAAAGGTCTAGTACTTATTATAGTATCAGATATTCTTATTCAATTTATCTCAAATACAGATCAACAAAGAAAACATTCCTTTAGTTTAGAGACTCAAAAAGAATTGGATGAGCTAGATGCATATATTAGATTAAACCTTGATAAAGAAATATCAGTAGAAGACCTTTGTAAAAAGATAGGTTATTCAAAAACTAAACTTCATGGTTTATTCAAAGACTATTTTAAGTATTCTATGTATGATTATATAAAGCATATGAGATTAAAAAAGTCACAGTCTTTATTAATAACGACAGAATTACCAATAGCCGAAATAGCTATTAGAGTTGGTTATCAATCTATTCCTCATTTTACAAACTTATTTAAAAAAGAGATTGGTACAACTCCAACAGAATATAGAAAAGGGTATAATCGCGATATTTTTCATTAA
- the thrC gene encoding threonine synthase codes for MIYYSTKRQAEEASLKKALFKGLPEDNGLYMPEQIAKLPQSFFDNIGEMSFQDIAFEVTNALLGEDVPAEEIRKIVDEAVNFDAPIVNVVDQIYSLELFHGPTLAFKDFGARFMSRLMSYFLEKGEKLHILVATSGDTGSAVAQGFFGVEGIQVTILYPKGKVSPIQEQQLTTNGGNIKAVEIEGTFDDCQKLVKEAFLDKELSEALNLTSANSINISRLIPQSFYYFNAFAQLKREGYKKVVFCTPSGNFGNLCGGLIANRMGLKVENFIAATNANKVVPVYLKTEIFQPKPSTATISNAMDVGNPSNFPRLLELNGNSFEKLTKKVSGAYFNDEETRKTMKTVFDETGYVMCPHSAIGYQALQDYIKEQGGLGKKTAGVFLATAHPVKFVEIVEPVINQKIDIPQRLQDIIDRPKVATLLPVDYKLFKEYLLSEVEAV; via the coding sequence ATGATCTATTATAGTACTAAACGACAAGCAGAAGAAGCTAGCTTAAAAAAAGCACTTTTTAAAGGTTTACCAGAGGACAATGGTTTATATATGCCTGAGCAAATAGCAAAGTTGCCTCAGAGCTTTTTTGATAACATTGGAGAAATGTCTTTTCAAGATATTGCGTTTGAAGTAACAAATGCATTATTAGGTGAAGATGTACCTGCAGAGGAAATTCGTAAAATCGTAGACGAAGCTGTAAATTTTGATGCTCCAATCGTAAATGTAGTAGATCAAATTTATTCTCTAGAATTATTTCACGGACCAACGTTAGCATTCAAAGATTTTGGTGCTCGCTTTATGTCTCGTTTAATGTCTTATTTCTTAGAGAAAGGAGAAAAATTACATATTCTTGTAGCAACATCTGGAGATACAGGAAGTGCGGTAGCACAAGGTTTCTTTGGTGTTGAAGGTATTCAAGTTACTATTCTTTATCCTAAAGGAAAGGTAAGTCCAATACAAGAACAACAATTGACAACTAATGGCGGAAATATTAAAGCTGTTGAAATTGAAGGAACGTTTGATGATTGCCAAAAATTGGTAAAAGAAGCTTTCCTTGATAAAGAATTAAGCGAGGCTTTAAATTTAACATCTGCCAATTCAATAAATATTAGCCGATTGATTCCTCAATCGTTTTACTACTTTAATGCTTTTGCTCAATTAAAGAGAGAAGGATATAAAAAAGTTGTATTCTGTACACCAAGCGGTAATTTTGGTAATTTATGTGGTGGCTTAATAGCCAATAGAATGGGGCTTAAAGTAGAAAACTTTATTGCTGCAACTAATGCTAATAAAGTAGTTCCTGTTTATTTAAAAACAGAAATCTTCCAGCCAAAACCATCTACAGCAACAATTTCTAATGCTATGGATGTGGGTAACCCAAGTAACTTTCCTCGTTTATTAGAATTAAATGGTAATTCGTTCGAGAAACTAACGAAAAAAGTTTCTGGGGCTTACTTTAACGATGAAGAAACAAGGAAAACAATGAAAACGGTATTTGATGAGACTGGGTATGTAATGTGCCCTCACTCTGCTATTGGATACCAAGCTTTACAAGATTATATAAAAGAGCAAGGTGGACTTGGTAAGAAAACAGCAGGTGTATTCTTAGCAACAGCTCACCCTGTTAAGTTTGTAGAAATTGTTGAGCCAGTAATTAATCAAAAGATTGATATACCACAACGTCTTCAAGATATTATTGATAGACCAAAAGTAGCTACTTTATTACCTGTTGATTATAAATTATTCAAAGAGTATTTGTTATCAGAGGTAGAGGCAGTATAA